A genomic segment from Malus domestica chromosome 05, GDT2T_hap1 encodes:
- the LOC103415094 gene encoding uncharacterized protein, whose product MGSACCVAARDKTITNTASSEIVHRNIRYSPTWSFRWDNRVGVAAEETSVSWFSDGVSRNDGSEVKFESACVSEEGSPLEHFRRHTQRKSSISEGTAEHVRTPTSDRSISRNISMDATLEQTKEPAESPTVSYPSPTKLSVLQPSTSSLPASPLSSQSHLPLASSTPVRWRPCSPGHQLLRQVSDARVPRIKSPNSFSISEEKAKLPSWSNESARGSRGGSSDSWSMNAFSELMATSNRERWSFDSESFGFNCEKITRPSSRVSASPSVDLQTCGVCSKLLAEKCSWSSQKIIATNELSVVSVLVCGHVYHAECLENLTPEINKYDPACPVCTFGEKQIHKLSEKALKAEMDLKSRNKKSRNRVLDLDGDSAVFDHLKSTGNQGRGPKFGSSSSMRSTLGKPFLRRHFSFGSKSASLSDNHSTRKKGFFWAKSSKM is encoded by the exons ATGGGTTCTGCTTGTTGTGTTGCTGCTAGAGACAAGACTATAACAAACACTGCTAGTAGCGAAATTGTACATCGTAATATTCGGTACTCACCAACATGGAGCTTTCGGTGGGATAACCGAGTGGGGGTAGCAGCTGAAGAGACCTCTGTAAGTTGGTTTTCTGATGGTGTTAGCAGAAATGATGGATCGGAAGTTAAATTTGAGTCGGCATGTGTATCTGAGGAGGGAAGTCCATTAGAACATTTTCGAAGACATACACAGCGAAAATCCTCAATTTCTGAGGGAACTGCCGAGCATGTCAGGACTCCTACTTCAG ATCGATCCATTTCAAGAAATATTTCCATGGATGCAACTCTTGAACAG ACAAAAGAACCAGCAGAGTCCCCTACCGTTTCATATCCATCCCCGACAAAATTATCAGTTTTGCAGCCTTCTACTTCATCCTTGCCCGCATCCCCTTTGTCATCCCAGAGTCACCTGCCTCTTGCTAGCTCAACGCCAGTGAGGTGGCGCCCCTGTTCTCCAGGACATCAGCTATTAAGGCAAGTATCTGATGCCCGAGTCCCAAGAATCAAGTCACCAAACAGCTTCTCAATTTCTGAGGAAAAGGCAAAGCTTCCCTCATGGAGCAATGAATCTGCTAGGGGCTCTCGTGGTGGGTCTTCTGATAGTTGGTCTATGAATGCATTTTCCGAGCTCATGGCCACATCTAATAGAGAAAGGTGGTCTTTTGATAGTGAGTCCTTTGGCTTTAATTGTGAGAAGATAACTAGACCCAGTAGCAGAGTTTCAGCTTCACCCTCTGTTGATTTGCAGACATGTGGAGTTTGCTCAAAGCTTTTGGCTGAGAAATGTTCATGGAGCAGCCAAAAGATTATTGCAACCAATGAGCTTTCTGTGGTTTCAGTGCTAGTTTGTGGACATGTTTATCATGCCGAGTGTTTGGAGAATCTGACACCTGAAATTAACAAGTATGACCCAGCTTGTCCAGTGTGTACTTTTGGGGAGAAACAGATCCACAAGTTGTCTGAAAAAGCATTGAAAGCTGAAATGGATTTGAAGTCTAGAAACAAGAAATCGAGGAACCGGGTGTTAGATCTTGATGGCGATTCTGCTGTGTTTGATCACTTGAAAAGCACCGGAAATCAAGGAAGGGGTCCCAAGTTCGGATCCAGTTCCAGCATGAGAAGCACCTTGGGAAAGCCATTTTTGAGACGGCACTTCTCATTTGGCTCCAAGAGTGCTTCGCTATCAGATAATCATTCTACTAGAAAGAAAGGGTTCTTCTGGGCAAAATCCAGCAAGATGTGA
- the LOC139196050 gene encoding uncharacterized protein, which yields MSSSRRVYKQLQEQQKRLLAQQAELANLEEGGDGDEAFFMEEDEDDHHRTQRASHSCRVMEAVGQIAKPRRVANLDRKRERRDKDLLEDYFIPNSIFSDHVFRRLLPEQKITVALRMLAYRASADQVDEIARMGRTTVLESLMRFCFAIETLYTNEYLRTPTPRDI from the exons atgtcttcttcaaggagagTGTATAAACAATTGCAGGAGCAACAGAAaaggttgttggcacaacaggcagaattggccaatctcgaggaaggtggagatggagatgaggcttttttcatggaggaggatgaggatgatcacCATAGAACGCAGAGGGCCTCACATTCCTGCCGTGTCATGGAAGCCGTGGGTCAGATAGCCAAACCTAGACGTGTTGCAAACCtcgatagaaaaagggaaagacGAGATAAAGAtctcttggaagattattttattcccaatagCATATTCTCTGATCATGTTTTTAGAC gtcttcttcctgagcaaaaaattacggttgccttgcgaatgcttgcatatagagcatctgcagatcaagtggatgagatcgcgAGGATGGGAAGAACAACTGTTCTGGAGTCCTTGATGCGGTTTTGCTTTGCTATTGAAACCCTCTACACCAATGAGTACCTCCGGACACCCACGCCAAGGGACATATGA